The Acidobacteriota bacterium genome segment CGAGCTTCAGGGGCAGGCGGTCGCCTGTCCGGACCGTCCTCTTGGCGATGTCGAGGCTGATCCCCTCCGTCGCCGCATCCGGCCCGTCGGCGAACACCGTCGCCGTGTATTCGCCGGCCCCCAGGAAGTCGAGCGGCAGGTCGAGGTCGCGGCCGTCCCAGTTCGTCATGGCCCCGATCCACCAGCCGTCGCCGCTGCGCCGGGCGATGGCCACGAACTTGGCCGGCTCGCCGGCCAGCAATTTCGTGTCGTCCCAGACAACAGGCACCTTCTCGATGAACTCGAGCCCCGGCTGGCCCTCGTAAGCCTCCGGGTAATCGGAGACCATGACCAGCGGGCTTTCATAGACGACGTACATGGCCAGCTGATGGGCCCGCGTGCCCTGGGCCATCGGCGCGATGTCCCGAGCCTCGAACCTTCCCCTGGCGGCGTTCCGCATGGCCCCGGGCGTGAAGTCCATCGGCCCGGCCAGCATGCGCGTGAACGGGATGGTCACGTCGTGCTCGGGGGTGATGCGGTCACTCCACTTGCTGTACTCGAGGCCCATGACGCCTTCTCGCGTCAGCAGGTTCGGGTAGGCCCGCCGCAGTCCGGTCGGCTTGTAGGCGCCATGGAAATCGACGGCGAGATGGTGCTCGGCCGCCGTCTTCACGACCTTGGCGTAATAGTTGACCATGTCCTGATCGTCGCGGTTCATGTAGTCGACCTTGATGCCGGCGGCGCCCCACTTCTCGTAGAGGGCCATGGCCTCGTCCATATGCCGGCCGAGGGCCTGCCATTCGACCCAGAGGAGCGTGGCCACGCCCTTCGACCGGCCGTAGGCGATGATCGCCGGGAGGTCGACCTCGGGCTTGTAGCGGAGGATGTCCTCGATCCGGCCGTCCTCGGACATAGGCGCCCAGCCGGCGTCGACGAGCATGTACTCGAACTTGTGGCGGGCGGCGAAGTCGATGTAGTGCTTCATCGTGGCCGTGTTCATGCCCGGCTTGAACGGCACGCCCGTGGCGTAGCTGCCCGACCACCAGTCCCAGGCCGCCTTGCCCGGCTTGATCCACGACGTGTCGGCCAGGGCGCAGGGCGCGCTAAGGTCGAGGACGAGGTAATTATGCTCGATGAACCGGGCCGGGTCGGGCCCGATCATGAGGACGCGCCAGGGGGTCGATTTCGGCGTCGTCCCGACGACGACGGGGCGGTCGAAGGGGCGGCGCGGCGCGACGGACAGGCGGGCCGTCAGGGCGTCGGGGACGCCGGCCACACCGCCCACGTACATCCCGGCGTAGTCAGTGAGGTCGGCCTCGAGCAGGGCCGCCCAGAGCTTGGCGGCGGGGAGCTCGACGAGGATGGGCAGGTTGACGAGCGAGGCCGGCTTGATGGCGCTCAGGGGCGTCCGGACGAACTCGCCCTCGTTGCTGGTGTCCCAGCGCCCGAGGTTCAGGGCGAAGGCCGAGGCCTCGTGGGCGAAATAGAAGCCTGTCGTCTCGGAGGCGATGGCGAAGTCGCCGAGGGAGTCCTGTTTCGGCAGGACGTAACGGAAGGCCAGGCCCTCGTCGTAGGCGCGCACGACCAC includes the following:
- a CDS encoding glycoside hydrolase family 97 protein; this encodes MKSLHRHAHSSQSSIAVILAALSLALAAASACAPAKNAGASLSVASPDGALVLSLSLAAKPQPYLPGERLYYRVDYKAAPVLADSPLGLDLAGGAPALDHDFEIVATEKRSNDAIWENPFGAKRTVPDKYNELTVHLREKAAPNRRLDVVVRAYDEGLAFRYVLPKQDSLGDFAIASETTGFYFAHEASAFALNLGRWDTSNEGEFVRTPLSAIKPASLVNLPILVELPAAKLWAALLEADLTDYAGMYVGGVAGVPDALTARLSVAPRRPFDRPVVVGTTPKSTPWRVLMIGPDPARFIEHNYLVLDLSAPCALADTSWIKPGKAAWDWWSGSYATGVPFKPGMNTATMKHYIDFAARHKFEYMLVDAGWAPMSEDGRIEDILRYKPEVDLPAIIAYGRSKGVATLLWVEWQALGRHMDEAMALYEKWGAAGIKVDYMNRDDQDMVNYYAKVVKTAAEHHLAVDFHGAYKPTGLRRAYPNLLTREGVMGLEYSKWSDRITPEHDVTIPFTRMLAGPMDFTPGAMRNAARGRFEARDIAPMAQGTRAHQLAMYVVYESPLVMVSDYPEAYEGQPGLEFIEKVPVVWDDTKLLAGEPAKFVAIARRSGDGWWIGAMTNWDGRDLDLPLDFLGAGEYTATVFADGPDAATEGISLDIAKRTVRTGDRLPLKLAPGGGAAIMLKPALANASY